The genomic stretch ACAACATCTCCCACATAGAAATTCCGGTCGGCGAGCTGCGGCGGCGTCGGCCTCAGGTTCACCGAATCGACGTACTCCTTGAGCTGCTTAGACCCATCTTCCGTGACCAAGTTCTTGTACTCGACCAAGgccctcttcctcttctttgagGAGGAATTTGTGGGGCTTGTGACAATGGTGGCTCTGAACCAGGCGCCTTTGAACCCTTCCTCGTCGCTCTTCACTTCTACTTCTGTGCCCACGCTGAACAATTGGAGCTGCTCTTCTTCTTTGACCTCCGTGCCCGCCATTTTTGTTGGATGGCAAAAACCCTAAAGTAGGCCTCTTCTGGGTACTTTGGGTACTATAGGCTATACTTTCTTTGCCAATCCTAGATGGTCAAACCTGTCACTATGACATCTAAACACTGTTACCACTATTTACCGCAGCTATTTTTTAATAAGCCTGGCACTGTCACTGATTACGAGAGGAGACGGTGAACAAATTCCAGGTTCATTTCTCTCATCGGGATTCTTTTTACCTCAAAGAAAATGCCAAATAGAGTCTACGAACTTTTCTGATTTGGGAATCCGATTCGAGTTTCAATCGCAATGTGCATGTATGTTGCGCGATAAGTTTTATGTGCATTTCGGATAGATTTACCGTTGATGCATGAAcgaaatttcataaatttatttAAGTTTCAGCCGTTACATGCATGTATGACAAGTGATTATTATCATATTCATTAAGATTAAATGTTACTTCTTTTCGTGTGAGTGAAATCTCAAAAATTTCTCCTTTAAGAATCTAACTAAAACAACTTAGAAGACTAAATTATGGTACCAAATCAAACACTAGGGCACCTAACTTCAGGTTTCTCAACACCCATTTTTCTTTGGCTTACAAATGTGATTATCTCTATATTGTGGTCTGCTAGTTATTCCACGTCATTTAggctccaatttttttttttaaatctattGAGTTTCtctgaaaaaaatatatcacttagtactacggtttagtaatATTCatcatctttacttgtaagtgagagattttaggttcaattcttctcaaagacgaatttaaatcacattattactatcTCATTGTTAGGCTTACCCTATCCCGTTCGGCCGTTTTCCTCAATAaagataatatcgtttggttaaaaaaaaaaaaaaaaaattgccctaaaaaataataattacatGATTGAAGTCTAAATCACAAGAAAAGTGttattcatacattcatttttaccttttacacAACTTTATTAACTTTtagtcattgatcttcttcagttTATTCGATCTGAcggctaaaaattaaaaaatatgtatgacaagtaaaaataaatgtatgaaTAGCACTACCCAACTTGCAATTACTACGCATTATGCATAATGCATACATGTTTCAAGGTATTATACCTCTGGGGCCTTGTGCTCAAACTCTTCCAAAACTTCGAATCAACCCTCCAACCACTCACACCCGTCACAGCCATCCACTCTACATTTGGTGGATCTCATCTCAACACTAGTTTGTTGCTTTATCTATATGTTTTCGCCCTACCAAGGTCTAGATCTCTTTGAATAGGTGTTTACACCACATGACCTTTGTTGTTACTACTTGGTTCTGGGAATTCACATGCCTATTGTGTGTTTATTTTCAACTGAGGACTGGAACTGTGACGATTATTCTCTAAAACTCTAAAATCATAactttattttctgaaacccaaAATTCACTCAACATTAtcttttttgtattaattatgTTTAAAAGCTGTCAAAAATGTGTATGTGgtctaaaaaataaatatgtggcATAACATTAAGGGTtggtttgatattgttgtgctttgaaaaaaaattgtttctgctgtgctgtgaaaataagcagccgtgaaataaagtagcagagtatttggtaaacttttttgtaaaagtgcttttgaaaaaaaaaagcagtattataatgtttgataaacttttatgtaaaacatatgtgaaaaaagctggtttttcaaagttgggttttgcagctttgtgtttttggcttttttttcaccaaaaattgtgaaaaaaagctgaagctgaatatttaccaaacataaaaaagctcccaacttttttttgatagccacttttttcaaaatcacctcagtaccaaactagggctAAGTCAAtataataaaaggaaaactaatgaaaagggcttgaaaactttaagttttaacaataaggacaaaataaggggtaaaatgaatagtaccaggtttgaccttttagtgtaaaaatatgatttttcgttaaaatgaacagtactgtgaatttttcgttaaaactccttatAATAAAAGCTAAAAATGAAGTCTATATACAGAAAAAAAGAGCCAATTAGAACACATAGTTTGGGCATGCGTGCACATCGACAACATATTCCACTATATTAATGTAATATTCTTATATTATCAATATATATTAAGATAGTAAAAATACGTGgttaatatattattaatacGAGTCATTCACAACCCATTCGCACAACAACAGCGGGTATCCGCGTTGAGAATTTCTGATGGCCGTAATTACAATCTAGCAAATAAGTGGAAAGCCCACTTATTATATTAGTGGATGTACTAGTTTCTTTAGGCCCAAGTATTACTACGTGTATTCCGTATGTATTTGCGTAGTTGTCAGCTGGCCTGTACTGTACTAATCCCTTTGCTTCCCCCTCTGCTTGTTCTGCTCGAAAAACCCCGAACCtgaaaattcaaaccaaaactCATTTTCCACAGGGCAAATGGCTCTGGCGATTTCCCATGCTTTTCTCTGCCCCAAATTACAATTTTCCCAAAGGAATTTCCGCCCTAATGTCCCGGAGTTGAGGCTGCCACCCTCTTTCGTCAGGTAATTCACTCACTCTGTTTGGTTGGCGAGAAAATTGAGAATAGGGTTTTGTTCTGTGGAAAGTTTCGTGTTCGTGATACGAATGCTgggtctttgtttttttttgtttggttttgcaaatattgttataattatttatgCTTGAAAATGTATAGATATAGCAACAGGGTGTTAAACTTATCATGGTTCTAGAACAATTCCACAGAATACAAGGGTAATTTGTGCGGCTGCGTCTGCGGCGGGAAGTTCTAATCCGGACGATGATTTGAATCCATATGAGGTAATTTCAGCTTGTAAATTATGGACCTTTGAAATTAATGTTGCAGCAAGTGGCTGACTGAATAGTTGGGTACTTGTTTCTACTTCTCTGTTTATTTGTAATTTACTAATTCTCGTTTATCTCACAGGTTCTCGGTGTGAGCCCAATTGAGGGATTTGACATGATCAAGGCAGCGTATACAAAAAAACACAAGGAGGCCGTGAGGAGCGGTGATGAAGCAACTGCTGCAAGAGTACGCTTCAAAACTCTGTTTGTGCTCTTTTAAATATTTGGTTGGAATGAGCTTGTGAACAATATTCTTATAACTCCGTAATCATTTATGTAGCTGGAGAAAGCATATGACAAAGTCATGATGGCACAGCTAACTAATAGGAAGAAAGGTGTAACCTTTGGTTCCTTCAAGGTACATGCAAGTGATACTTTTATATCTTGTTCTTATAAGAGTCTGCTGGGTGGACTTTATTCgtcaaaagagaaagaaagtggAAGTTGAAAAATGATGTCATGTGGTATTTTTTATGCATGAATTATTCTAATTGTTGTCGTATTCTATAGTGTTGTGGTGTATAAGCTTTATACAGTACTATGGAGGAATAACTACCAACTTGTAACAACTTGTCTAacaacttggagaatccatggAGGATTTACTCTGGATGTGTTATGCTTCCAGGGATAACACTTTTTAAGGGAGCTGCATATAGGAATAACGAGGAACCTGAATCTTGAAGAGATGCCAAATACCAAGCACAAATATTGTTTTAGAGATAATTAAAGTAGTGGAATGGAAAGAAACATGGGCATCTTTATAATTTGCGGAAGCATGTACTGTATACCTCTTAATCTGATTTGGGTTTAGATAGAATTGATTGATATCATCATTGTTAGTTGTTACCTCGTAAGATCAAAGTTAGGAATGAATATTTGTCATGTCATAGTACAACAGTCAAGAATCTGGTCTACGATTTTTTCATTGAAAACTGCTATAAGAACTCATATTTTTTGCTTCTTTCAGGTATCACCTGTTGTGTAAATTAGCACATTTGAATATGTTTCCATTTGGGTGCTTTGTGTAAATGGCCCTTAAAGTTGTTTTTACATACTTCTAGATTTTGTCTTTGTGATAATTGGAATTTCAGATTGATTAGTTATCTGCCGTAACCTGTCAAAAAAGCTGATTATCATCCTTTCTTTTTACCTCATTGTActattcctctttttttttttttttttgacttgCAGGTTTCAAAGGACATCAAATATGCTGATAAGCAACCAATTGTACCATGGGGGCCTAGGTTTGTCTACGCATCATGTGACTACTACCGATAAGTAGCATAGGAAAATAGTGCTGCTGAGAAGATGTATATTAGTGGCTGCTGATTTTGATACTTTTTAAAGCATGTGATATTTTTATATGAAGAATATGAGTAGGTTGGATTACCTTAATAGTTGTGGAAAAATTTTTGCTTACCCATGCCTACTTCGCTAGAGGCTGGTACTTTAGCATTTCAGATTTTACTCTTTGCTTCATTTAATAAATAGCATGCTTAAAAACATGAACTTCTTATGAGCTCTCAATATGGAAAATGATACAAAtattcataaatatatatatttttttcattctgATTTAGAATTATTTGGAAATGTGATAGTGCATGCGGTTTATCAATTAAAATCTGAAACCAGCTCTCGTTTCTTTCCTCCACGTTTGATATGTTGGGTATTTTCAGAGGATATATGTAGTCTAGGTGGTGGCACTTTATGCTCTAATCTTTTGACTTCTATTTGCTTACAGGTTCACCAAGTCTACTGTACAAGATATGCGCATCAACCTGGCAATATCTGCTGTATTTGTAAGTTCTAGGGAATGATCGATTATATATGATTCTATATTCTTTATTGTTTTGGAAAATATTCTTTGGTGCATGATGTTGACTATGGAACAACTCTTGAAGGATGCTCGGCAATTAGCTAGCCCAACTTAGATATTTCATAACTTAACCCTCATGGGTTCTTTTCGTTATTTTGCTTTATTCTATGTGAGTTTTTCTTACCCTTACCTTTTCCCCATCTATTTGCAGGTAGCTTGGCTTCTTATCAAGCGGAATGCTGAATATAAACCCTTTCAATTTTTaacttttgcttttgtttatCGGATTTTTGAGAAGTTGAAATCCTTTGAACCGCCTGTATCTCCAACATATACAGTGAGTCATGTTGCTCAATAGATTGCATGTcctcatttttactttttgaaaCTGTATGTAGAAACTTATGATAAGCTGCTTTTTCGACCTAATTATTCTATTGATGCAGGAAGATGGTGAGGATGCAGGGAGGGGACTGCGGATGGGAAAACGACTGCTCCGTTCACTTGCACTAGTGTTTGGCTGTATTGCGATTGCTTCTGTGGTATATTATGTTGCTTGAATTCTTGGTGCACTAGTGTTTGACAGGGAGGGGGTATAAGTGGGGGGATTTCAGTTCTGTTCTGATTGTCTATTTTAATTCTGATTTCTATATCTGGTTATCCTATAATTTAGTTCCACTCCTTTATGTTCATTCCACCAAAGTCTCGGTTAACTTCTTGCAGGGATACACTTGTGTACTGAATTTGATCGAGTATATGGGTAGCTACATTCCTGCTGCTCTTTACAATAATCAGGTATTGGCTGGTAATATCTTTGCTTTTATTTGATACTTTGTTCTACACTAAAAGAATGTAATTCTAGCCATTGCAATTTTGGTCAGGACTCAGAGAGAAATTCGTATGTGCTTTTTTTCATCAATTCCCCCAAAATCCGAAGTCAAATTGTTGACTTCTAGTAAGTTATCAGATTTTTCGAAGCTTTAAACATCCTTTCGGAGtgagattttaaattaaattgggGTAAAGTTATACTTATTTTGTTAAAACACGTTTCACAAGCACACGGAACTAGAGTTGACAAGGTCATAGGGTAAATATGATGTCGATGGCCCTAGGTAGAGCACTCAATGGGCAAGGGTGGCCctttttttggggaaattaCGATGAAGCACGGGATTATCCATACTTTTTATATTGATCAACGACCTTCCTAAAGATCTCTTTTTTATAGTCTATTGATTACTATTTGAGTATTTATATGTAAAAGCTAGTTTGTTACGTCTATATAGTTTTGAGCATTATTTCAGTTATTAAGCACTTCTGTACACAAACGATGTGAAATGTTGGCGAGTAAAGTAATTAACTCAGTGGTCCATGTTCTGCCTGACAGATTGTGTAATACTTAGTTGTTGCCATTGTGAAAATAATATCTCTGTTCATGTAGGAATTGATAATCACTTCATCAACCGCGTTCATGCTCTACATTATGGCATCGTATTATAGGTGATGAAATATGTTTGTGAATCGGGGGGATATCGACATGGCAGGAAGCTATCTCATGATATGCTATTCTCCTTTGTAACGTAGCTGTGAATTTTGTTTGAACATGAGAAATGAGTCTTGTAACTTGGAATTTTGACAGGAAAGTAATTCGAAGTTAAATTTTATCTCGTGTAAATACTTTCTAATTGGTATTGGTTGGGTTTGAGTTTTTTAGTTACTGATGTAGCAGAATCTCCCAAGGTTTTCGCATTTATCAATCTGACTCGAGTTTCATAGCTCCGGAAGTTTCATACGCGATTATGGTTAAAGTCGCTGATGAGTTTCATAGCTGCAAGGTTTTTCTCATTGCAGGTCTGACTCCGAGTTTCAATTGCAGTATGTTTGTAGCATGTATGTAAAGTGAGCAGTTTCATATGCACTTATGCGTAATATGCATTCTTTGTTGAATAACGGGGAAATCAAAATCAATGCCCGCTTTTTAACAGGGAAGTATTCAAGTAGCAGTTGCCTTTAACCTAATTAAATCGTAATGAATTAATGGTGCATTTGTTTGTCATCACTAGGTTTTACTAGACTGAACTACATGTCAACGTTGTGTTTGTTATCTGCAGAGACTAAATAGGATTACGAGAGACTCGTCTCAACTAAATGCCCCTCTCCCCCCCCCCGGACAGCGGCGGGAGGGGGTAGGGGTTATGAATTAATGGTGCATTTGTTTGTCATCATTAGATTTTACTAGAACTAAATTAAATGTTAATGTAATTCTGTGTTTGTTATCTATAAAAACTAACTTAAATAGGATTACGAGTGGCTCACCTCAACTAAATGGCTCGCTAAGCAATGGCGACAACCAGAGGACTGCTAAAACTGTCGCTAGCAATCACCTCTGTTTCTGTCGTTACTAATCAATTAACCAGATACTTTTACTTAATTAAAACAGACCATATTTTTGTAAAACTCACTCAAACTTCCCAAAAACTTGTCGAAATCATAAATTGAACCCATCCCGATCTACCAGAAAGGTAGAAACAGACATGCACGCCCTTGCTCTGTTCAATCATGGCGTCTCTTGCGGCCACCGGGTTTCCCAAAACCCCAACGCCTTCTTCCAAAATCCCAGGTAAATCCCACCGATACCCACAATTTACATGTCTGAAACTGCACCGTCTCACCTCTCAAAGGCCGATCTTTCTCAAAACCGCTATTAGAGCTTCAAACCCAAGCGCTGCCGCCGAGTCTTCTTCTCCAGGACTCTACTCCGCCAAGCAGTACCAACTCACGGTTCCCAACGTCGACTTGGTTCTAGAGGACGTCCGCCCCTATCTCATCGCCGATGGCGGTAACGTCGATGTTGTCTCCGTCGAAGACGGCGTTGTTTCACTCAAGCTGCAAGGTGGGTTTGATTCAAGCCTGTTTTTTCCTAtgattttttttgggaaaatataACAATTGGGAAAAACATAGGTAATTGAAAATACATTAAATTTGCATGAACTGataaaattaatgaatgaaCAGGGGCATGTGGGAGCTGTCCGAGCTCAACGACCACCATGAAGATGGGAATCGAAAGAGTGCTCAAGGAGAAGTTTGGAGATGCGCTCAAGGACATTCAACAAgtctttgatgaagaaaataaagagaTCACCGTTGAGGTCAGTGTTTCGTACTCAGATTAAATGGATTGCGTACTCTTAATTTGTTAGGCCGTAtgtttgaaaattgaaagtgCTTCCTTAGGAAGGACTTATAATAGAGACCACGTTGAaacttttagtaaaaatgcaagtgctttTCTAGAATTGTTTAGTGAAGTGGCGGACTTTAAAGGCATTGAGAGCGAGGGACTGTGAGTCTGAGATTAGAGCTAGCTATGGAGATGAAGGGAAGCAATTTACAAGTTGTGGTATTTGTTAGATCTCAGCGCTAGTTTGCTAGTTTAGGCTGAAAAGCATATTAGATAGAATTGCAAAAGCAAAGGCTTTATACAAGCCTGTTACAACGAAAAGAGAAAAATCAGCTTCACGTTCACAACAAATCCTAAGAACGTGTAAGTGGGTCTAAGACCAATTCAAACAAACAGATTACCCTACAAACCAGGGCATTATTAACAAAATAAGTAGTTAACTAAGCAACAAACACGGAAGAGTCCTAATAATTCTAATACTTCAACATCCTCCCTTAAACTGAACTGCATTTATGCATTCAGTTTACTCCAGGCATCGCACATATGCCAAGTTTATCTCGTAACTTCAGAAAGACCTCCAGTTTGAGAGGTTTCGTCATGATATCAGGCACCTGCTCTTGCGTACTGCAGTGCACCAGCTCTACTATCCCATCTCTTGTAAGTTCACGTAGAAAGTGAAATCTCACGTCGATATGTTTACTTCGACCATGTAGAACTGGATTTCTTGAGAGTTTAATAGCAGAACTATTGTCACAATAAATAGTGGTGCAAACACCTTGAGCATGGCCGAGCTTTTCAAGAACCCTTCTTAACCAGATTCCTTGACATGCGCACGAGGCTGCTGCTATGAATTCTGCTTCCGTCGTAGATAAGGTCACCACTGGCTGCTTTCTTGAGGACCATGAAATAGCTCCTGTTCCTAGCATAAACACATACCCGGACGTACTTTTCCGATCATCAACATCCCCCGCATAATCACTATCTGTAAATGCTATTAAACTCCCTTTATCACCTTTCTTGTAACCAATTCCAAGCTCCATAGTGCCCTTCAAATATCTCAATATCCTTTTGGCTGCTTGCAAATGCATCTCAGTTGGTTTCTCCATGTATCTGCTAATTAGCCCAACTGCATACATGAGATCCGGTCTCGTGGCCGTCAAATACAACAAGCTTCCAACCAATTGCTTGTACTCTGTAGCATCCACGCTCGCTGCACCATTTCCATTCTTTGACAACTTACATCCTGGAACAACTGGATTGTTCACAGAATTGCACAATTCCATGGAAAACCTTTCAAGCACCTCTTTAGCATACTTACGTTGACATATGAAAATTCCATCTGAATCCTGTACCACTTCTACACCCAAAAAATACTTCATTTTACCAAGATCAGACATATCAAACTCCTTCTTCATTGATTCTTTGAAACTCTTGAACATATCCTCATCATTTCCTGTAAAGATAAGATCGTCTACATAGAGACTCACAATCAACAGCTTCCCTTTGTTATCAGACTTTATAAATAGTGTGTGCTCACAGTAGCATTTTTCGAATCCCTCTTTGACAAAGTATGCTTCAATTCTGCTGTACCAGGCGCGAGGAGCCTGCTTGAGTCCGTACAACGCCTTCTTTAGTCTATAAACCTTGTGCTCCTCTCCTTGCTTCTCGTAACCTTGAGGTTGATCAATGAACACTGCCTCATTTAATTCTCCATGCAAGAACGCACTTTTCACATCCAACTGAAACACACACCAACCTTTGTGAGCTGCAAGGGCTAAAATTGTTCTGATCGTATCCCATCGAGCCACTGGTGCGAATACTTCATTATAATCAATTCCCTGCCTTTGAGAGTACCCCTTTGCCACAAGCCGGGCCTTATGCTTGTCCACTTCTCCCTTCTCATTAAGCTTCGTCTTAAACACCCATTTCACCCCTATTCTTTTAGCTCCAGCGGGTAAGGTAGTTAACTCccatgtttcattttttttaatagctCTCATTTCCATATCCATTGCTTCCCTCCATTTCACGCTTTTGTATGCCTCCTCAAATGTGACTGGATCTTCAGCTGAAGTAAACATTACCAGATTATGCCTCTCCTCTTCATCAGATAATTCTTCACCGGTTACATAATCTCTTAACCATGCTGGCTGCCTTCGACTCCTCCCTTGATTTGGACTTTGTGGTGCTTCATCAGACGACTCATTTGGTGATGAGTTATCTGCCTCCTCAGTTTGCTCATCTTCCAAACCTTCTCCTTCCTCATCagcatcatcatcttcattatCACCTTCCCACTTTAACAGATCACGTTTTACTTCCTCGGCACTTCTACCCCAATTCCACTTCTCATCCTCAACACACACTATATCTCTGCTAATCACTATCTTCTTCGAAATTGGATTATAAAGCCTATAGGCTTTTGATTCCTCACTCACACCCAAAAGAACACATTTGAAACTCTTATTATCAAGCTTTTTCCTTTGACTGTCAGGCACATGAACATGAGCCACACACCCAAATACACGAAAATGATCGACACAAGGCTCTAtgccactccaagcctcttctGGAGTAACATCTTTGACGACTAGAGTGGGGCTCCGATTCAGTACATACACGGACCAATTAACCGCTTCTGGCCAAAACTCTTTTGGTACGTCCTTGCCTGATAGCATGCTACGCACCATGTTCATTATCGTACGATTTTTCCTCTCGGCAACTCCGTTTTGCTGCGGGGTATAAGCTGCAGTAAGCTGCCTTTTAACCCCATTCATGCTACAGAAATTGTTGAATTCGAGTGAGGTGAACTCCCCACCTCTATCGGTTCTTAAGCAGCAAATCACCTCACCAATCTCCCTTTCCACAAACAACTTATACTTCTTAAACATAGCTAATgcttcagatttttcagataaaAAATATGCCCAGGTCTTTCTACTGTAATCATCAATAAAGGTGATTACGTACCTTTTGCCACTGTTTGATTCCGGTgagataggtccacaaatatctgCATGGACCAGTTGAAGCTTCTTAGATGCCCTCCACATGCTTTTCTTCGGTATTGCTTTGCGGTGTTGCTTTCCAACCATACAGTCACCACACACTTTTGATGAAACCTTGAGCACCGGCAACCCTCTGACCATGTTCTGATGAAGCAAAGTCCTCAACCCCTTGAAATTTAGATGTCCATACCGGCAATGCCACAATTGTGTGTTGTCTTCGGATGTGGCTTGGAGACAGGTTGAGTTTGGAGAGATCACAGAAGCAAGCACAACAAACATCCAGTTGGTTGACATCTGTGTTTGTATAATTAATCCTCTTCTTGGATGGTAAATCTTACACATGTCATCCTGGATGAGAATAGCTAACTTCTTTTCTTGAAGCTGGCCAATGCTTAAGAGATTATTTCTTAACTCGGGTATATAATAAACCTCTGTGATCACCTGAGTTAATCCATTGACATGAAGCTTCACATTTCCTTTTCCCATAACCATCATCCTTGAGTTATCTCCGAGCTTCACCGATTGTCTGAACGTTTCGTCGAGATCAAAGAACCAGTCCTTGTTGCCACACATGTGGTTGCTGCAGCCTGAGTCGAGGAACCATACATTCTCCCTCTTTGATTGATTTACCTCCACGTACACCATCAGAAGCATCTCTTCTTCCTCATCTAATTCTGCGTAATTCGCACCTTTCTCCCCACTAGGGCATTCATATTGATAATGCCCTAGTTTCTGGCAATTGTAGCACTGGACCAAGGCTTTGTTGAAAGGTTGTCTACTCCTGCCTCGGCCTCTTCCTCTGAAACCTCCACGAGCTCTTCCTCTCCCTTCAACTCTGTGCTCATCTCTTCCTCTACTTTGCCCTGAATTGGTGATATTCAAAGCATGTTCCTCTGAAACCTGTCCTTGCATCCTCTGTTCGTGGACTAACAGGCTACTTTGAAGTTCATCTATAGTCATGATGGATAGGTCATTGGACTCTTCTATCGAGCAGACGACATAATTGAATTTGAGAGTCATGGACCTCAAAATTTTCTCAATGATCACAGTCTGCTCCATCCTTTCTCCATGCGCCTTCATCTTATTGGCGACGGTCAATGTCCTGGCAAAATACTCATCTACTTTTTCACCCTCCTTCATGCCAAGAAGCTCAAACTCTCTCCTCAAGGCACAGAGCTGAGCACGCTTCACCTTGGTAGAGCCTTGATACTTCAGTCTCATTGAATCCCAGATAGCCTTCGCAGTCTCCTTATTGAGTATGGTCTCAATAATAGTCCTATCCATAGCTTGAAATAGATAGTTCTTGACCTTCAAATCCTTCAGTTTCTGGTCTTCGTTAACCTTTCGTTGTGCCTCTGTTGGCTCTACCCCTTCTGCTGCTGCAGAAATCCCATTCTCTATCAAGCCCCAGTACTCCTTTGATCTGAGGAAGTTCTCCATGAGCATGGCCCAATGATCATAATGACCATCGAACCTTGGAATTGCTGGCTGAACAAAGCTGCTGTTTTCTGTCGCCATGATTCTCCGACTTTTCTCTCTTTTACTAATCTCACTCAATCAGGCCTCAGTTAAgaggctctgataccagatgTTAGATCTCAGCGCTAGTTTGCTAGTTTAGGCTGAAAAGCATATTAGATAGAATTGCAAAAGCAAAGGCTTGTATCAAGCCTGTTACAACGAAAAGAGAAAAATCAGCTTCACGTTCACAACAAATCCTAAGAACGTGTAAGTGGGTCTAAGACCAATTCAAACAAACAGATTACCCTACAAACCAGGGCATTATTAACAAAATAAGTAGTTAACTAAGCAACAAACACGGAAGAGTCCTAATAATTCTAATACTTCAACAGTATTGGTGTTCTCGATGATTGGGGTTGTTATGGCCTTGTCCATTACTCACTCACTGATAATCGTCGTCAGGTCGGTATAATCCCACCtcatcataaataaaaaactctAGTCCTGCAATCCCACCTTATCAAGACATACTACCTATTGGCTAACCCCCCCACTTATCATGATCCCTCAAAACACAACTCATGTTCGGGAAGATGTCCGAAAAACTGCACCAGTGACATGGTGAATGTTAGAAAGGCTTCCCCTTCGAA from Pyrus communis chromosome 7, drPyrComm1.1, whole genome shotgun sequence encodes the following:
- the LOC137739740 gene encoding protein CHLOROPLAST J-LIKE DOMAIN 1, chloroplastic-like, which gives rise to MALAISHAFLCPKLQFSQRNFRPNVPELRLPPSFVRTIPQNTRVICAAASAAGSSNPDDDLNPYEVLGVSPIEGFDMIKAAYTKKHKEAVRSGDEATAARLEKAYDKVMMAQLTNRKKGVTFGSFKVSKDIKYADKQPIVPWGPRFTKSTVQDMRINLAISAVFVAWLLIKRNAEYKPFQFLTFAFVYRIFEKLKSFEPPVSPTYTEDGEDAGRGLRMGKRLLRSLALVFGCIAIASVGYTCVLNLIEYMGSYIPAALYNNQELIITSSTAFMLYIMASYYR
- the LOC137739742 gene encoding nifU-like protein 1, chloroplastic isoform X1, yielding MASLAATGFPKTPTPSSKIPGKSHRYPQFTCLKLHRLTSQRPIFLKTAIRASNPSAAAESSSPGLYSAKQYQLTVPNVDLVLEDVRPYLIADGGNVDVVSVEDGVVSLKLQGACGSCPSSTTTMKMGIERVLKEKFGDALKDIQQVFDEENKEITVELQMQAVNRHLDILRPAIKNFGGSVEVLSVEGGDCHVNYVGPESIGSGIKAAIKEKFPDIGNVVFTG
- the LOC137739742 gene encoding nifU-like protein 1, chloroplastic isoform X2, which produces MASLAATGFPKTPTPSSKIPGKSHRYPQFTCLKLHRLTSQRPIFLKTAIRASNPSAAAESSSPGLYSAKQYQLTVPNVDLVLEDVRPYLIADGGNVDVVSVEDGVVSLKLQGACGSCPSSTTTMKMGIERVLKEKFGDALKDIQQVFDEENKEITVEAVNRHLDILRPAIKNFGGSVEVLSVEGGDCHVNYVGPESIGSGIKAAIKEKFPDIGNVVFTG